A segment of the Gemmatimonadales bacterium genome:
CTGTCGTACATCGCCAAGGAAAATGGTGAGGGCTTCGTCAACACCCTGAAGCTCCGCGGCGCCTACGGCCAGGCGGGTCAGCAGCCGGCCGCATTCTCGGCGGTGCGTAGCTGGCAGGCCGTGGTCGGTGGTAACGGTTCGGCCGCAGCCATCCCGCAGTTCGTCGGTAACCCGGACCTCAAGCCGGAACGGGCCGAAGAGTTCGAAGTCGGCGCCGATGCCGGCCTCCTGAACGACCGGCTGGGCTTCTCGGTCACGGGCTTCTACAAGAAGACCCGCGACGCGATTCTGCAGAAGTCGCTGGCGCCGTCGCTGGGCTACACGGGGGCGCAGTTCATCAACGTCGGCGCCATCAAGAACCAGGGCATCGAAGTCGAGGTCTACGGCACCCCGATTCAGAAGCAGAACTTTGCCCTCGACCTGCGCTTCTCGCTGGCGACCAACGACAACGAGATCCTGGCCCTCGGCAACCGGCCCGATGGCACCCCGATCACGACCCTGGGTAATGGTCAGCCGACCGTCGGCAAGCCGGTCGATGCCTACTGGGCGCGCCGCGTGGTCCAGGCCGAGCTCAATGCTGCTGGTCAGGCCATCAACGTGCTCTGCGACGACGGTAACGGTGGCGGCTTGCCGTGCGGTTCGGCGCCGTTCGTGCTGATGGGCCGCTACGATCCGAAGCTCGAAGGCGCCTTCAGCGCCACGGCCACGCTCTGGAACCGGCTCCGGGTCTATGGCCTGGCCGACTTCAAGCAGGGTAACAAGCACCTCGACAACAACCGCCGCGCGCTTTGCCAGGTCTTCTTCCGCTGCGTCGAGAACGTTCGGCCGCACGACTTCGATCCGAAGGTCGTTGCCGAGATCCAGACCGGCGGTACCGCGACGTCGTTCGTCGCGAGCGATGCCAGCTTCATCAAGCTCCGCGAACTCTCGCTGGCGTACTCGATGCCGCGGTCGGTCGCGCGCTGGTTCCGGGCGACGGATGGCACCTTCGCCCTCACGGCCCGGAACCTCCACACCTGGACCGGTTACAGCGGGCTCGATCCGGAAGCGTACTTTGTGACGCAGCAGTTCGTCCGCCTCGAGCAGGATCAGACGCCTCAGCTTGCGTCGCTGAACTTCTCGATCAACCTGACTTTCTGACCTGGGCCTGAGACGAGGAACTGAGATTCTCATGCAGACTATGGTTTCTAAATTGATGCATCGGGGGGCCCGGGCGGTTGCTCCGGTTGTGCTCCTCTTCGGTGCGGCGGGTTGTAGTGACCTGCTCGACCAAGCCGCTCCGACGCGAATCCTCGAGACGACTCTCGAGGGTCCGGCCGCGGCGTCGCTGGTGGTTGACGGCGCGCAGGCCGCCTTCGGTTGCGCCTTCCAGGCCTACATCACGGGCATGGGCCTGATCACCGACGAGCTCGAAGACACCCAGCTCGCCGCGGCGGGCTGGGACTGGGACCGGCGGTCCATGCTGCAGTCCGGCGGCAACTACGCCACCGCAGCCTGCGACGGCGGTCAGCAGTTCGGCGTCTATGCGCCGATGCAGACCGCGCGGTTCACGGCCAACCTGGGCGTAACCAATCTGGCTCAGTACACCGATGCGCAGGTTGCCGGTCGGACCGCCCTGATGGCCCGCTCGGCACTGCTCGGTGGCTATGCCACGCTGCTCCTGGGCGAGGGCTTCTGCTCCATGGCCCTGGACGGTGGTCCGCAATTGACGCCGGCGCAGGTATTTACCGCTGCGGAAGCGAAGTTCACCGAGGCGATTACCCATGCGACCGCGGCAAACAACGCCTCGCTGCTCAACGCGGCCCGGGTTGGGCGCGCCCGGACCCGGCTCAACCTGGCCAAGCTGCCGGGGCAGGCTGTGGTCAACGCGAGGCTGACCGAAGCGCGCGCCGACGCGGCGGCCGTACCGGCCGGGTTCGTGTACAACATTCCGTATGCGACCAACACCTCGTACTCCCGGAATATGATCTTCGTCCGGAACCAGGAATCACGCCTCTATGGTGTGGCTCCCCGGTACCAGGCGATGACGTTCGCCGGGCAGCCTGACCCGCGCGTGGTCGTCGATCCAGGTTCGATCGGACAGGACAACCTCACGCCGAGTGTGTACATCGCGCGGA
Coding sequences within it:
- a CDS encoding RagB/SusD family nutrient uptake outer membrane protein, with amino-acid sequence MQTMVSKLMHRGARAVAPVVLLFGAAGCSDLLDQAAPTRILETTLEGPAAASLVVDGAQAAFGCAFQAYITGMGLITDELEDTQLAAAGWDWDRRSMLQSGGNYATAACDGGQQFGVYAPMQTARFTANLGVTNLAQYTDAQVAGRTALMARSALLGGYATLLLGEGFCSMALDGGPQLTPAQVFTAAEAKFTEAITHATAANNASLLNAARVGRARTRLNLAKLPGQAVVNARLTEARADAAAVPAGFVYNIPYATNTSYSRNMIFVRNQESRLYGVAPRYQAMTFAGQPDPRVVVDPGSIGQDNLTPSVYIARKYNSQAAPIALAKYQEAQLIMAEADYHLVGPSAAVAYINALHTAVGLPPFNSTDATEILNQLIDERSRALFLESQRGYDVNRFNLPFNPPAGATFQEPQPRIGGGAPANRPKGGVYGTVRCMPLPDVERNNNTNF